From one Anopheles cruzii chromosome 3, idAnoCruzAS_RS32_06, whole genome shotgun sequence genomic stretch:
- the LOC128271721 gene encoding coiled-coil domain-containing protein 93: protein MAAKNIFSKHLPNVKLATRFDADGNEIQVEKREDEEQKRKEQNIIETLVTAGYYRAHIQGLSSFDKIVGGMTWCIEACDYDVDVDLLFHENLTIGQKIALTEKIVAVLPRMQCPFLIEPHQIQGFDFINIFPVVQWLVKRSVENRSKKADTLRKLAATQFQNHFTLATDQELQRLRVKQLANLRAVEAKYPPKRAFRLRKAAGGGWVPVRPKDTPEVDEDHAQLGSGGVMDESEAEIPLSSLEQEFDFEVLFKSLAREHNLPAELSEMDYAALTRRYDEFRQQAAGSSNAPSLSERNAIKKRLTEKLALEKEVEQARAECAQVQATVKDEKRRLQEAKDQNESLKEEIRNLDNLEISEEHQKILDHVKQLVLKNENMKKQETLFKENCKKELAEMQEKIEKAEISTPDDDMRELQRQLEMEQERLKSLRLQLAKKNRAYVSINRQLDNIPDRTELAQYQRRFLELYNQVGAKHRETKQFYTLYNTLDDTKLYLEKEMSLLNSIYDNYASAMQTPHMREQFVQQFDTIVEGIRATKTKLRKKCDEERAKRDALNGQLQCLVEQQRKYAATVKQLTLECQRNEALMQHLKVLKNSTPSGSQPQP from the exons ATGGCAGcgaaaaacattttctcgaAGCATCTCCCCAACGTAAAGCTTGCCACCCGGTTTGACGCCGATGGAAACGAGATTCAG GTCGAAAAACGCGAGGATGAAGAGCAAAAGCGAAAAGAGCAGAATATTATCGAAACGCTGGTAACGGCCGGATACTACCGGGCGCACATACAGGGACTTTCTTCGTTCGATAAGATCGTCGGCGGAATGACTTGGTGCATCGAAGCATGCGACTACGATGTCGACGTCGATCTTCTGTTCCACGAGAACCTCACCATCGGGCAGAAAAT CGCCCTAACGGAGAAGATTGTCGCCGTTTTGCCCCGGATGCAGTGCCCGTTTCTAATTGAGCCGCACCAAATCCAGGGATTTGACTTCATCAACATTTTCCCGGTGGTCCAGTGGCTCGTGAAGCGCTCGGTGGAGAACCGGAGCAAAAAGGCAGACACTTTGCGCAAGCTCGCGGCCACTCAGTTCCAGAACCATTTCACACTCGCTACCGACCAGGAGTTGCAGCGCTTGCGGGTAAAACAGCTGGCCAACTTGCGTGCCGTCGAAGCGAAGTATCCTCCGAAACGGGCGTTCAGGCTACGTAaagcggccggcggtggttgGGTACCGGTGCGACCAAAAGATACTCCGGAAGTTGACGAGGATCACGCCCAACTCGGTTCGGGTGGAGTGATGGACGAATCGGAAGCGGAGATACCGTTGTCGTCGCTGGAACAAGAG TTCGATTTTGAAGTTTTGTTTAAAAGTTTAGCCCGAGAG CACAATCTACCGGCGGAACTGTCGGAAATGGATTACGCAGCGTTAACCCGAAGGTACGATGAATTTAGACAACAAGCAGCCGGTTCTTCCAACGCACCGTCACTGTCCGAACGGAATGCCATCAAAAAGCGCCTAACGGAGAAGCTGGCCCTCGAAAAGGAGGTCGAACAGGCGCGGGCAGAGTGTGCCCAGGTTCAGGCAACCGtgaaggacgaaaaaaggcGCCTGCAGGAAGCGAAGGATCAAAACGAGAGCCTCAAGGAAGAGATACGGAATCTGGACAATTTGGAAATAAGCGAGGAGCATCAAAA AATATTGGATCACGTTAAGCAGCTCGTGCTGAAGAATGAAAACATGAAGAAACAGGAAACGCTCTTCAAAGAGAACTGTAAGAAGGAGTTGGCCGAGATGCAGGAGAAGATCGA AAAAGCCGAAATCTCGACACCGGATGATGACATGCGGGAATTACAGCGACAGCTGGAGATGGAACAGGAGCGCCTCAAATCGCTTCGGCTTCAGTTGGCCAAAAAGAACCGTGCCTATGTTTCGATCAATCGCCAGCTAGACAACATTCCCGATCGTACCGAGTTGGCACAGTATCAACGGCGGTTCCTCGAGCTGTACAATCAAG TGGGTGCTAAGCACCGCGAGACGAAACAGTTTTACACACTCTACAACACGCTGGACGACACAAAGCTGTACCTCGAGAAGGAGATGTCGCTTCTCAATTCGATCTACGATAATTACGCCAGTGCCATGCAAACGCCCCACATGCGCGAGCAGTTCGTCCAACAGTTCGATACGATCGTCGAAGGAATCCGGGCGACGAAGACAAAGCTGCGCAAGAAGTGTGATGAAGAGCGGGCGAAACGCGACGCGCTTAACGGCCAGCTGCAGTGTTTGGTGGAACAGCAGCGGAAATACGCGGCTACCGTCAAACAGCTAACATTAGAATGCCAACGGAACGAGGCACTAATGCAGCACCTGAAAGTGTTGAAAAATAGTACGCCATCCGGAAGTCAGCCACAACCTTAA
- the LOC128272638 gene encoding U3 small nucleolar RNA-associated protein 18 homolog: MSGDAEVENMVASYLSDVRSQFEASTNSVEASSSSDTEQQEQEEEGYQSDEDPNSIKHEPLLEVKSEPEDSSDDERADDEQADDEQADDGSVHGVKQPEEDSAEPCDTDVPKPEDERKMDIKTKANQNRRMKSKRKHFMDLDDNDIRKPASATERNLMSLLFGGKSEMVTQLCSQADERDSRKRKPEHSKQEIEAESDEEEDKPEPMERSAAWHDSDDDNDDDVDDRKVKRNKYDRELGKLTYERRRKKFEQIVGNPKWADLDRVQEPDSDDEILQTVGHVVKAKKGSQELPKDSIELKVLKTLNRETKHEGKIHSICFHPSSMVAMIGGSSGKVSIVTVDGVRNEKLHTMGLEKFKLACARLTPDGNEAIFGGYRKFYHVYNLISGQSATLKIPFQETWSLHNFCLSPSGQYLASLGNSGEVHLLNAKTKELLQTVQLRYDSAALAFTPDSRHLLCHSQDTEVSVYSIDRQRIVNVFQDEGCVNGSSIAVCPNGQFVATGSRQGIVNIYSLETTFQQKSPVPLKTIGNLTTSIGSISFNATSELLAIASPDIKNAVRLVHIRSGTVFRNFPLQNSQLGNVTCVAFSPSGGYLAFGNKQSYVSLFRVKHYQNY, encoded by the coding sequence ATGTCCGGCGACGCGGAAGTGGAAAATATGGTCGCTAGCTACCTCAGTGATGTGCGATCACAGTTTGAAGCGTCGACAAACTCGGTTGAAGCATCTTCATCGTCCGACACGGAgcaacaggaacaggaagaaGAGGGATACCAATCCGACGAGGACCCTAATTCCATCAAACACGAACCGCTCTTGGAAGTAAAAAGTGAACCCGAAGACAGTTCCGATGATGAGCGTGCCGACGATGAACAGGCCGACGATGAGCAGGCCGACGATGGATCGGTCCATGGTGTGAAGCAACCGGAAGAGGATAGCGCCGAACCGTGCGACACCGATGTCCCCAAGCCGGAAGACGAACGTAAGATGGACATCAAAACTAAAGCGAACCAAAACCGTCGGATGAAGAGCAAAAGAAAGCACTTCATGGATCTAGACGATAATGACATTCGAAAACCGGCCTCCgctacggaacggaacctAATGTCGCTGCTGTTCGGTGGCAAGTCAGAGATGGTCACCCAACTCTGTTCCCAGGCGGACGAAAGGGACAGCCGCAAACGCAAACCGGAACACAGTAAGCAGGAGATCGAGGCGGAATCCGACGAGGAAGAAGATAAACCGGAACCGATGGAACGATCGGCGGCCTGGCATGATTCcgatgacgacaacgatgacgacgtggACGACCGGAAAGTGAAGCGCAACAAGTACGATCGCGAGCTGGGCAAACTGACGTACGAACGACGGCGCAAAAAGTTTGAACAGATTGTCGGCAATCCAAAGTGGGCCGATCTCGATCGCGTGCAGGAACCCGATTCGGACGATGAAATCCTCCAGACGGTGGGGCACGTAGTGAAGGCCAAGAAGGGATCGCAGGAATTGCCGAAAGATAGCATAGAGCTGAAGGTGCTGAAAACTTTGAACCGCGAAACGAAGCATGAAGGAAAAATCCACTCGATCTGTTTCCACCCATCTTCCATGGTAGCCATgatcggtggcagcagcggaAAGGTTTCGATTGTCACCGTGGACGGTGTGCGCAACGAAAAGCTGCACACGATGGGATTGGAGAAGTTTAAGCTCGCCTGCGCACGCCTGACACCGGACGGCAACGAGGCGATCTTCGGTGGGTACCGAAAGTTTTACCACGTGTACAACCTGATCAGTGGCCAGAGTGCCACCCTCAAAATCCCCTTCCAAGAAACGTGGTCGTTGCACAACTTTTGCCTGTCGCCTTCGGGCCAGTACCTTGCCTCATTGGGCAACTCTGGCGAGGTGCACTTGTTGAACGCCAAAACGAAGGAACTTTTGCAGACGGTACAGCTTCGTTACGACTCAGCGGCTCTTGCGTTTACACCCGATTCGCGCCATCTGCTCTGCCACAGCCAGGACACCGAAGTGTCGGtttattcgatcgatcgccagcgGATCGTGAACGTGTTTCAAGACGAAGGCTGCGTGAACGGGTCATCGATTGCCGTCTGTCCAAACGGCCAGTTCgttgccaccggcagcagaCAGGGAATTGTGAACATTTATTCGCTCGAAACAACGTTCCAGCAGAAAAGCCCGGTACCGCTGAAAACGATCGGTAACCTCACAACGTCCATCGGATCGATATCGTTCAATGCGACCTCGGAGTTGCTGGCCATCGCTTCGCCGGACATTAAAAACGCGGTGCGCTTGGTGCACATACGCAGTGGGACGGTTTTCCGTAACTTCCCGCTGCAGAACTCACAACTGGGCAACGTGACGTGTGTTGCATTTTCGCCTTCCGGTGGCTATCTGGCTTTCGGCAACAAGCAGAGCTACGTGTCGCTGTTTAGAGTTAAGCACTATCAGAATTACTGA
- the LOC128271722 gene encoding small integral membrane protein 4, whose protein sequence is MIIRKSNKIKKLLDLWPGKSALGIYRFLPIFFGLGAALEFSMIHWRVGNTNFYNTFKKRQAKDIVEERLRLHQLEPIGK, encoded by the exons ATGATCATCCGGAAGagtaataaaatcaaaaagcTGCTCGATCTATGGCCCGGTAAAAGTGCACTCGGGATCTATCggtttttgcccattttcttCGGGCTCGGTGCCGCACTAGAATTTTCCATGATCCACTGGCGCGTAGGGAACACTAATTTCT ATAACACGTTCAAAAAGCGTCAGGCGAAGGACATCGTCGAGGAACGGTTGCGTTTGCATCAGTTGGAACCGATAGGAAAGTAA
- the LOC128273491 gene encoding replication factor C subunit 3 — protein MALWVDRYRPRELAKLDYHRTQANQLINLCSQGDFPHLMFYGPSGAGKKTRIICLLRELYGPGVERLRNEVMNFTTPSNKKIEIMTVSSNFHIEVNPSDVGIYDRVVITDMIKQIAQTQQIDPTGQRDFKTIVLSEVDELTKDAQHALRRTMEKYVATCRLVLCVNSTSRIIPAVKSRCLGIRVAAPTEAEIVGIMSTICKKEGLNIPPELATRIAQKSERNLRRAILSLEACKVQQYPFTASQDIPDMDWQVYLRETANMIVQEQTPQRMEIVRERLYELLSQGIPPDIIFKGLVKILVQNCDMSLKAQTLTFAGLYDHRMQRGSKHIFHLEAFVAQFMSLYKKFLNQVSVMDMDEF, from the exons ATGGCGCTTTGGGTCGATCGTTACCGTCCCCGGGAGCTCGCAAAGCTCGATTACCACCGAACGCAGGCGAACCAGCTAATCAACCTGTGCTCGCAGGGCGACTTTCCGCACCTAATGTTTTACGGTCCGTCGGGGGCTGGCAAGAAAACGCGGATCATTTGCCTTCTACGCGAGCTCTACGGTCCCGGTGTCGAAAGGCTGCGGAACGAGGTGATGAACTTTACGACGCCATCCAACAAGAAGATCGAAATTATGACCGTGAGCAGCAACTTTCACATCGAGGTGAATCCGTCGGATGTGGGCATCTACGATCGAGTCGTCATTACGGATATGATCAAACAGATCGCTCAAACGCAACAAATCGATCCGACCGGCCAGCGAGACTTCAAGACGATCGTACTTTCGGAAGTGGACGAGCTGACGAAGGACGCGCAACACGCGCTGCGTCGGACGATGGAAAAGTACGTGGCCACCTGCCGGCTGGTGCTGTGCGTAAACTCCACCTCTCGCATCATTCCTGCGGTGAAAAGCCGTTGCCTTGGCATTCGTGTGGCCGCACCGACAGAGGCCGAGATTGTGGGCATCATGAGC ACGATCTGCAAAAAGGAAGGTCTAAACATTCCGCCGGAGTTGGCCACGAGGATAGCGCAAAAGTCGGAGCGCAACCTTCGCCGGGCCATCCTTAGCTTGGAGGCGTGCAAGGTGCAACAGTATCCGTTCACCGCCAGCCAGGACATTCCGGACATGGATTGGCAGGTGTACCTGCGCGAAACGGCCAACATGATCGTGCAGGAGCAAACACCCCAGCGGATGGAGATCGTGCGCGAACGGTTGTACGAGCTGCTCTCGCAGGGCATCCCGCCCGATATCATCTTCAAGGGCTTGGTCAAGATTCTGGTGCAAAACTGTGACATGAGTCTGAAGGCGCAAACGCTCACCTTCGCCGGACTGTACGatcaccggatgcagcgcgggagcaaacacattttccacctGGAGGCGTTCGTGGCGCAGTTTATGTCGCTGTACAAGAAGTTCTTGAATCAGGTTTCCGTCATGGATATGGACGAATTTTAG
- the LOC128270904 gene encoding VWFA and cache domain-containing protein CG16868, with amino-acid sequence MKPGFAQHYARVVRLLLLVTAVAGPGCRAAFASNPIFVNSIVPLISNLSVSLPIHSDNHDHQQQQQQQQVPSVAIASPSPSASSTTKTATSTTASQTTLNFTPSDRGNLTGAATTSSEYGIQELAKLLESTFEHIRSEELDVTGVQKLYDSMKIGVNVYDDMELVEKIASKLGRKLDQTVSAVEKLRRYIHQSAANYSTLLNPCPYSELLNPWEDEAPFDLQSFIQSTKLTNASFGKHFSLTGDPSPGTASSANSGAFLDFSAFPANADGSDRPRIRVTDQTLDDNNANLQQRFAEQAALLEESNVHVRQQFFLSTLDHASAYKCHYYPRDGRLKSLLLSSVRNKHVFILIDIGSTITYDQLEVAKAISKFVLYLLNENDRIAIVAIGQRTFAPGDDEFPGECAPSQRFLRVTADERERLVEFIDSLNRTKGPTNHSAGFQQAFAAFDELYDSHAEEVPIVFLYLGRALLPVGSPGAANILRTIFQGQIPLPYPVIINSCLILLDEREVQQEKQLIADISTQNYRRYNLSHVDYPPGKMVMIAKHSFDAQRFIVALMEPFLNNGGFIEEHLRVHLPYYDQSLHETLVTLSYPVGVHGLVGADLYLSDLAEDVAYFRRRVQPNDESYAFLIDLQGNTIMHPSYPRPLATRSQPTYVTNIVRLERNYFAPAFKRMMADPEGNLSIDHYGTNHTTVYYWKRVRFYIVCLVRSTTQTVGEVAAESAPVTRRLFDAGPQVRYLHQLTSAAGLAGRSSVEYNFIASGSAATTRSLLAALLYHRIDIFPPHHQQSPVSGSGNGGLTVCRLVKQLALPDASTLFLSASSFRSPFAHIRNNRDGLSKSEEDNVRSIQNIMAYLRDAYGKLLFANPGLQPDVRGDVLALVQILFDYRMRHEHSNLSRYVVRRYAATVNGVLQTFPGGLLDSELEPTKRPWFVKAMEYPGRLVVTRPYLDAGGAGYVVSVAYTIFDGSYKPATTGATADRTAIAVVAMDFTQGFFYKLLLDSAPVCGVENIKCFLMDDQGYLVAHPMLTELPGKAGSVRRAAVEHITHKESQVANDILNHKQLVTKKMCYNYVNRTVQRFYQFNMSLVPGEIVTNLMYGEKTKYQITLIPGTNLFLGVVNSTNDGGAFCPCSTVGNSCLNCNRMEQTECECPCECPLDYDDGSEVASGCGGRSKRPKAGGGNLLPTPLCSPLPEELLSMSAINYEPDYEVKSCSNINCEDYTTQGDCLGLVGCEWCQVDVDGENPLTTPFCTAQLACFGGVFGSSTPYGDAAYTGSNMESMLPPAYSSIGPVAGAILALCLVVGFAMYCFRQNTDQSGASEQLYDDLVADHCHGLPLSRFDLDDGSPSDDCDAGRTNAKQNLLMNGQQNANYMIIPNVASPYQMSSDYRRPATGGGGGSSSDHGYSTMTHHEESEHLCLAGVGDSQVGVPSAPTGNGSKRLSMSDSASISTSVSSPYSNHTGGTGGSFLSKPPMLSCEMKGFPAATGYAVDPVTQTVLPSPTSISRTAVFGATVLTAAGTPITNSTPTSGHHILVPVTVHRNMEVS; translated from the exons ATGAAGCCCGGCTTTGCCCAGCATTATGCTCGCGTGGTCCGGTTGCTCCTGCTCGTCACCGcggtggccggaccgggctgcCGAGCAGCGTTCGCGTCCAACCCAATTTTCGTCAATAGCATAGTTCCTCTGATAAGCAACCTGAGTGTCAGTTTACCGATACACAGCGATAACcacgaccaccaacaacagcagcagcagcagcaagtgccTTCCGTGGCGATAGCATCGCCTTCACCTTCAGCGTCATCGACAACGAAAACGGCAACCTCGACCACGGCGTCGCAAACGACGTTAAATTTCACACCTAGCGATCGTGGGAATCTGACAggtgcggccaccaccagcagcgagTATGGCATCCAGGAACTGGCCAAACTGCTGGAGTCTACATTCGAACATATCCGCAGCGAGGAGCTCGACGTTACGGGCGTGCAG AAACTGTACGACAGTATGAAAATCGGTGTCAACGTCTACGACGACATGGAACTGGTGGAGAAGATTGCCTCCAAGCTGGGCCGCAAACTGGATCAAACGGTGTCGGCGGTCGAGAAGCTTCGCCGATACATTCACCAGAGTGCGGCCAACTACAGTACACTGCTGAATCCCTGCCCGTACAGCGAGCTGCTCAACCCGTGGGAGGACGAAGCGCCGTTCGATCTGCAGAGCTTCATCCAAAGCACGAAGCTCACGAATGCGTCGTTCGGCAAACACTTCTCACTCACCGGCGATCCGTCACCGGGCACGGCGTCCTCCGCCAACTCCGGTGCATTTCTCGATTTCAGTGCCTTTCCGGCGAATGCCGACGGATCGGACCGTCCTCGGATACGGGTCACCGATCAGACGCTCGACGATAACAACGCCAACCTGCAGCAGCGATTCGCCGAACAGGCCGCCCTGTTGGAGGAAAGCAACGTGCACGTCCGCCAGCAGTTTTTCCTGTCCACGCTGGATCACGCCAGTGCCTACAAGTGTCACTATTACCCGCGAGATGGGCGTCTGaagtcgctgctgctgtcgagtGTCCGCAACAAGCACGTTTTCATCCTGATCGATATCGGCAGCACGATCACCTACGATCAGCTCGAGGTAGCCAAAGCGATCAGCAAGTTTGTGCTGTACTTGCTGAACGAAAACGATCGCATCGCAATCGTTGCAATCGGTCAGCGAACGTTTGCACCCGGTGATGACGAGTTTCCGGGCGAGTGTGCGCCCTCGCAACGGTTCCTTCGGGTGACGGCCGACGAACGGGAACGATTGGTGGAGTTTATCGATTCGCTTAATCGAACCAAGGGACCGACGAACCATTCGGCAGGCTTCCAGCAGGCTTTCGCCGCGTTTGACGAGCTTTACGATTCGCACGCCGAAGAAGTACCGATCGTGTTTCTGTACCTTGGGCGTGCCTTGCTGCCCGTCGGATCGCCCGGTGCTGCAAACATCCTGCGGACGATATTCCAAGGCCAAATACCGCTGCCCTATCCGGTGATCATCAACAGCTGTCTGATTCTGCTGGATGAGCGCGAAGTGCAGCAAGAGAAGCAGTTGATCGCGGACATTAGCACGCAAAACTATCGGCGCTACAATCTTTCGCACGTCGACTATCCGCCCGGCAAGATGGTGATGATTGCGAAGCACTCGTTCGATGCGCAGCGTTTCATTGTGGCGCTGATGGAACCGTTCCTTAACAACGGTGGCTTCATCGAGGAGCACCTGCGAGTGCACCTGCCGTATTACGATCAATCGCTGCACGAAACCCTGGTAACGCTCAGCTACCCGGTCGGGGTACACGGACTGGTCGGTGCCGATCTCTATCTGAGCGATCTCGCCGAGGATGTGGCGTACTTCCGACGTCGCGTGCAGCCGAACGACGAGTCGTATGCCTTTCTGATCGATCTGCAGGGCAACACGATCATGCACCCTTCGTACCCACGACCGCTAGCAACTCGCTCACAGCCCACTTACGTGACCAACATAGTGCGCCTCGAGCGCAATTACTTCGCCCCAGCCTTCAAGCGTATGATGGCCGATCCGGAAGGTAATCTGAGTATCGACCATTACGGCACGAACCACACCACGGTTTACTACTGGAAGCGGGTTCGGTTCTACATCGTTTGTCTCGTACGTTCCACAACCCAAACGGTGGGTGAAGTGGCCGCAGAAAGCGCACCCGTAACTCGTAGGTTATTTGACGCTGGACCACAGGTTCGCTATCTGCACCAGCTGACTTCGGCCGCGGGTTTGGCAGGGCGGAGTAGCGTGGAGTACAATTTCATCGCCTCCGGAAGTGCGGCCACCACACGCAGCCTTCTGGCGGCGTTACTGTACCATCGGATCGACATTTTCCCtccccaccaccagcagtcaCCGGtaagcggcagcggcaacggtggGCTGACCGTGTGTCGGTTGGTGAAGCAGCTGGCACTCCCGGACGCTAGCACCCTTTTTCTGAGTGCCTCCTCGTTCCGTTCACCGTTCGCTCACATCCGCAACAATCGCGACGGACTGTCGAAGAGCGAAGAAGACAACGTGCGTTCGATACAGAACATCATGGCGTACCTGCGGGATGCGTACGGAAAGCTGCTGTTTGCCAACCCGGGCCTTCAGCCGGACGTCCGGGGTGAcgtgctggcgctggtgcaAATACTGTTCGACTACCGGATGCGCCACGAACACAGCAATCTCAGCCGTTACGTTGTGAGACGGTACGCGGCCACCGTCAACGGTGTGCTGCAAACGTTCCCGGGTGGACTGCTCGATAGCGAGCTCGAACCGACGAAACGGCCGTGGTTCGTGAAGGCGATGGAATACCCGGGCCGGTTAGTTGTCACACGACCGTACCTCGATGCCGGCGGTGCGGGCTACGTGGTCAGTGTGGCTTACACGATCTTCGACGGTTCCTACAAGCCGGCTACAACTGGCGCGACTGCCGATCGAACTGCGATCGCCGTCGTTGCGATGGACTTTACGCAAGGATTTTTCTACAAACTGTTGCTCGATTCGGCGCCCGTGTGTGGGGTAGAGAACATCAAGTGTTTCCTGATGGACGATCAGGGCTACCTGGTGGCGCACCCGATGCTCACCGAGCTGCCCGGTAAGGCGGGCAGCGTTCGACGCGCTGCAGTGGAGCACATTACGCACAAAGAGTCGCAGGTCGCGAACGATATTCTCAACCACAAGCAGCTGGTGACGAAGAAGATGTGCTACAATTACGTCAACCGCACCGTGCAGCGCTTCTATCAGTTTAACATGAGCCTAGTGCCGGGCGAAATCGTGACCAATCTCATGTACGGCGAGAAAACCAAGTACCAGATCACGCTCATCCCGGGAACCAATCTCTTTCTCGGCGTGGTCAACTCCACCAACGACGGTGGCGCCTTCTGTCCGTGCAGTACC GTGGGCAATTCGTGCTTGAACTGCAATCGCATGGAACAAACCGAGTGCGAGTGTCCGTGCGAATGCCCGCTCGATTATGACGATGGGTCGGAAGTGGCTAGTGGTTGCGGTGGCCGTTCAAAGCGACCCAAAGCAGGCGGAGGGAACCTTCTGCCGACACCACTCTGTTCACCGCTGCCCGAAGAACTGCTTTCGATGAGTGCGATCAACTACGAGCCGGACTATGAGGTCAAGAGCTGCAGTAACATCAACTGCGAAGATTACACGACGCAGGGTGATTGTTTAG GTTTGGTCGGTTGCGAGTGGTGCCAGGTGGACGTAGATGGCGAGAATCCACTAACCACACCATTCTGCACCGCTCAGCTGGCGTGCtttggtggtgtgtttggttCGTCCACTCCATACGGAGATGCCGCGTACACGGGCAGCAACATGGAGTCGATGCTGCCACCGGCCTACAGCTCCATTGGTCCCGTCGCTGGTGCCATCCTGGCCCTGTGCCTCGTGGTTGGCTTCGCGATGTACTGCTTCCGGCAGAACACTGACCAGAGCGGTGCCTCCGAGCAGCTGTACGACGATCTGGTGGCCGATCATTGTCACGGTTTGCCACTATCCCGGTTCGATCTCGACGACGGCAGCCCGTCGGATGATTGTGATGCGGGGCGCACGaacgcgaaacaaaatttgctgATGAACGGACAGCAGAACGCAAACTACATGATCATACCTAACGTCGCCTCGCCGTACCAGATGTCGTCGGACTatcggcgaccggcgacgggcggtggcggaggtagCTCGTCCGATCACGGTTACTCCACCATGACGCATCACGAAGAATCGGAGCACCTGTGTCTCGCTGGTGTCGGCGATTCCCAAGTCGGTGTCCCGAGCGCCCCAACTGGGAACGGGTCCAAGCGGCTATCGATGTCGGACAGTGCTTCGATCAGCACGTCCGTTTCTAGCCCCTACAGCAACCACACGGGCGGAACGGGCGGTTCGTTCCTCTCCAAACCACCGATGCTCAGCTGCGAAATGAAAGGTTTCCCAGCCGCGACCGGATATGCCGTGGATCCGGTTACACAAACGGTGCTGCCATCACCGACGTCCATTTCGCGGACAGCGGTTTTCGGGGCCACGGTCCTAACTGCCGCCGGTACACCCATTACCAACTCGACACCCACCAGTGGCCACCATATCCTCGTCCCCGTGACCGTCCATCGAAACATGGAAGTATCTTAA